Proteins encoded together in one Chitinophaga lutea window:
- a CDS encoding outer membrane beta-barrel protein has translation MNRIVCLSLILSLCGFAASAQKNQLTGSVADSSSKELMEMATVTVQDNKDSSLLTYTLTDKKGGFKLTGLPADKTLRLLISYTGYRTFVRILPPGHPADLGKIFLAPSAHELNTVVIEGDRPPIAIRKDTIEFNASAFKTRTNAMVEDLLKKLPGVDIDDEGNITVNGKKVTRVLVEGREFFGNDPKLATKNLPAAIVDKVQVMDTKTRQEAKLGVEKDGEDRTLNVTLKADKKKGLFGRVSAGGGTDDRFELAGMVSGFDGPRQLSVLASSNNLNKIGFSQGEMGAVAEKKAGGMSISISDNGAFSMNGISFGSGGDGIRTATMAGYNYNDQWNKKHNVNNSYFFNNTDSRYRTLRNTQYNDGRQTRSNREGTGRNANHRLNFGLETQLDSVTMLSFNPSFDYAETSTRANGLDTTWSDGSLLNHNTTRNRNSSTRTNFSSNLNISRQLKKKGRSIALGFSNNNSNQDGYAFNYSERGFYENGIADSSAITDQRNTSTNTNENYEVVLKYTEPISKTWRVTAGYGFQYSQSRSDRQTYNYDEVEKGYTDLDPLYTNKFKTVFTSQNPQLSFNHSGKAWTANIGGSVYLNVLDNYSYTTRTGFRQYQTNIAPSSRLAYRNKKNGNWYLSYFGNMQQPSIDQLQPLKDNSNTLNERIGNPDLKPAFTQRISFGFNQFSPTGIGVFSSIGYSPTMNRITTVIKARPDGSQQTRFVNTNGFYNLNANATLSKSKKAKDYQWRAMLFLNAYGGRNINFSNINNPKGDTTIRRIETFSMNFSVGAHGTYAYKELLEFTLNYRPSFFVTKYPQGVTTQGNYIQHRATLGSTVYWPRNFAWENDINYVYNTRITPGFRKGVAMWHMGLEYSFLKSKRAQVKIYAYDLLKQSTSVRRNVSEFSIDDVQTEIVDQYYMLTLTYNISVFGAKAKTGNRRVDGGRFFIF, from the coding sequence TGATTTCCTATACCGGGTACCGTACTTTTGTCCGCATCCTGCCTCCCGGCCATCCGGCAGACCTGGGGAAAATTTTCCTGGCTCCTTCCGCCCATGAACTGAATACGGTGGTGATCGAAGGCGACCGTCCGCCGATCGCCATCCGGAAAGACACCATCGAGTTTAACGCATCCGCGTTCAAAACACGCACCAATGCCATGGTGGAAGACCTGCTGAAAAAACTGCCCGGAGTGGATATCGACGACGAAGGCAACATCACCGTGAACGGTAAAAAGGTGACCCGCGTACTGGTGGAAGGCCGTGAGTTTTTCGGCAACGACCCCAAGCTGGCCACCAAAAACCTGCCGGCCGCGATTGTGGACAAAGTGCAGGTGATGGACACCAAAACCAGGCAGGAAGCCAAACTGGGCGTTGAAAAAGACGGGGAAGACAGGACGCTCAACGTGACGCTGAAAGCGGATAAAAAGAAAGGCCTGTTCGGCCGCGTATCGGCCGGCGGCGGTACCGACGACCGGTTTGAGCTGGCCGGCATGGTAAGCGGGTTCGACGGCCCCCGCCAGCTCAGTGTGCTGGCTTCTTCCAACAACCTCAACAAAATCGGGTTCTCGCAGGGGGAAATGGGCGCCGTTGCAGAAAAGAAAGCCGGCGGTATGTCGATCAGCATTTCCGATAACGGGGCGTTCTCCATGAACGGCATCTCCTTCGGCAGCGGCGGCGACGGCATCCGTACCGCCACCATGGCCGGGTATAATTACAACGACCAGTGGAACAAAAAACACAACGTCAATAACAGTTACTTCTTCAACAACACCGACTCCCGCTACCGCACGTTGCGGAATACGCAGTATAACGACGGGCGGCAGACCCGCAGCAACCGCGAAGGCACGGGCCGCAACGCCAATCACCGTCTTAATTTCGGGCTGGAAACACAGCTGGACTCCGTGACCATGCTTTCTTTCAACCCTTCTTTCGACTACGCCGAAACCAGCACCCGCGCCAATGGGCTGGACACTACCTGGTCGGACGGCTCGCTGCTCAACCACAACACCACCCGCAACCGCAATTCCAGCACGCGCACCAACTTCAGCAGCAACCTGAACATCTCGCGGCAGCTGAAAAAGAAAGGGCGCAGCATCGCCCTGGGATTCAGCAACAATAACAGCAACCAGGACGGATACGCTTTCAACTATTCGGAGCGCGGCTTTTATGAGAACGGCATCGCCGATTCCAGCGCCATCACCGATCAGCGCAACACCTCCACCAACACCAATGAAAACTACGAAGTGGTGCTGAAGTATACGGAGCCCATTTCGAAAACGTGGAGAGTAACGGCCGGTTACGGCTTCCAATACAGCCAGAGCCGCTCCGACCGGCAGACTTACAACTACGACGAAGTTGAAAAAGGGTACACCGATCTCGACCCGTTGTACACCAATAAATTCAAAACCGTTTTCACCTCTCAAAACCCGCAGCTGTCTTTCAACCACTCCGGCAAAGCATGGACGGCGAATATCGGCGGCTCCGTGTACCTGAATGTGCTCGACAACTACTCCTATACCACCCGCACCGGCTTCCGCCAGTACCAGACGAACATCGCTCCCAGTTCCCGCCTGGCTTACCGGAATAAAAAGAACGGCAACTGGTACCTGAGTTACTTCGGGAATATGCAGCAGCCTTCCATCGACCAGCTGCAACCCCTGAAGGATAACAGCAACACACTGAACGAGCGCATCGGTAACCCCGACCTGAAGCCCGCTTTCACGCAGCGCATATCGTTCGGCTTCAACCAGTTTTCGCCTACCGGCATCGGTGTTTTCTCCAGCATCGGTTATTCGCCCACCATGAACCGGATCACCACGGTGATCAAAGCCCGGCCCGACGGCAGCCAGCAAACCCGGTTCGTGAACACGAACGGCTTCTATAACCTGAACGCCAACGCGACGCTCAGCAAAAGCAAAAAGGCCAAGGATTACCAGTGGAGAGCCATGCTTTTCCTGAATGCATACGGGGGCCGGAACATCAACTTCTCCAACATCAACAATCCCAAAGGCGACACCACCATCCGCCGCATCGAAACGTTCAGCATGAACTTTTCCGTTGGCGCCCATGGCACTTACGCCTACAAGGAACTGCTGGAATTTACGCTCAACTACCGCCCTTCCTTTTTCGTCACCAAATACCCGCAGGGTGTCACCACCCAGGGCAATTACATACAGCACCGCGCCACGCTGGGCAGCACCGTGTACTGGCCGCGTAACTTCGCGTGGGAAAACGATATCAACTACGTGTACAACACCCGTATCACGCCCGGTTTCCGGAAAGGCGTGGCCATGTGGCACATGGGGCTGGAATACAGTTTCCTGAAAAGCAAAAGAGCGCAGGTTAAAATTTATGCGTACGACCTGCTGAAGCAGAGCACCTCAGTGCGGCGCAACGTGAGTGAGTTTTCCATCGACGATGTGCAGACGGAAATCGTGGACCAGTATTACATGCTGACGCTCACTTACAACATCAGCGTGTTCGGCGCGAAAGCGAAGACAGGGAACAGGCGGGTTGACGGGGGGAGATTTTTCATATTCTGA